The Bemisia tabaci chromosome 8, PGI_BMITA_v3 genome has a segment encoding these proteins:
- the LOC109032627 gene encoding CD82 antigen gives MSNCLSCLFKYVVFFFNYILLLIGITVLLISVWLKGPVEYYNTWISGEVSIGQIVLASFCVGVILVSFCGCFGSLKENRCLIILYGISMFLLLVSEIAGFGYSYWNRADIELATKQEVRRLFDTYYVEPTTKNEAIHMVDFLQSQLRCCGFEGIDYWKDLKADQQQSQLPMSCCSNMRARDYKICTESEAYRDGCWQKLQRKWMREYPNVQIGIGVVILIELLALVLSVYLAKAHARKSQKYADDSDTNYY, from the exons TTAATAGGAATCACAGTCCTTCTCATATCAGTATGGCTCAAAGGACCGGTCGAATACTATAACACTTGGATAAGCGGCGAAGTGAGCATCGGTCAGATCGTGTTGGCGTCCTTTTGTGTCGGCGTCATTTTAGTCTCATTCTGCGGATGCTTCGGCTCCCTGAAAGAAAACAGATGTCTCATTATACTG TATGGGATATCCATGTTCCTGCTGCTGGTGAGCGAGATTGCCGGGTTCGGCTACAGCTACTGGAACCGAGCTGACATCGAGCTGGCCACCAAGCAGGAAGTCAGGAGACTCTTCGATACCTACTACGTCGAGCCCACCACCAAAAACGAAGCTATTCACATGGTTGACTTCCTTCAATCTCAG CTGAGATGCTGCGGATTTGAAGGGATTGACTATTGGAAGGATCTCAAAGCGGACCAACAGCAAAGCCAACTGCCCATGTCATGTTGCTCAAACATGCGAGCAAGGGATTACAAGATTTGCACGGAGAGTGAGGCCTACAGGGACGGATGCTGGCAGAAACTACAGAGAAAGTGGATGAGAGAGTACCCCAACGTTCAGATCGGTATCGGAGTTGTGATTCTTATAGAG CTTCTCGCGTTGGTTCTCTCTGTTTACTTGGCTAAGGCACATGCTAGGAAGTCACAAAAATACGCTGACGACTCGGACACAAATTATTACTGA